One Streptomyces sp. RPA4-2 genomic window carries:
- a CDS encoding cytochrome P450, producing the protein MTVESVRPAHPEAPELPAPPLAGGGVPVLGHGWQLVRDPLGLFSRLREHGEVVRLRLGPKTVYALTSPALTGAMALSPDFKIDGPLWESLEGLLGKEGVATANGPRHRRQRRTIQPAFRLDIIPEYGPVMEEEARALAERMGSGQAVDCTSESFRVAVRIAARCLLRGEYMDERAERLSVALATVFRGMYRRMVIPAGPLYRLPLPANRKFDRALADLHVLVDEIIAERRASGQKPDDLLTALLEAKNENGEPIGEQEIHDQVVAILTPGSETVASTIMWLLQVLVEHPEHAARVAEEVESVAGDRPVAFDDVRKLSHTNNVVVEAMRLRPAVWILTRRAVTETELGGYRIPAGADIVYSPYAIQRDPRSYDGHLDFDPDRWLPERAKDVPKYAMSPFSVGNRKCPSDHFSMAQLSLITATVASRWRLEKVSESDDATRVGITLRPHRLLLRAVPR; encoded by the coding sequence CGCGCACCCCGAGGCGCCGGAGCTGCCCGCCCCGCCCCTCGCCGGAGGCGGTGTCCCCGTCCTCGGCCACGGCTGGCAACTGGTCCGCGACCCGCTGGGCCTCTTCTCCCGGCTGCGTGAGCACGGCGAGGTCGTCCGGCTCAGGCTGGGCCCCAAGACGGTGTACGCGCTCACCTCGCCCGCCCTCACCGGAGCGATGGCGCTGAGCCCCGACTTCAAGATCGACGGACCGCTCTGGGAGTCCCTGGAAGGCCTGCTCGGCAAGGAGGGCGTCGCGACCGCCAACGGGCCCCGGCACCGCCGTCAGCGGCGCACCATACAGCCCGCGTTCCGGCTCGACATCATCCCCGAGTACGGGCCGGTCATGGAGGAGGAGGCACGGGCCCTCGCGGAGCGCATGGGGTCGGGGCAGGCCGTCGACTGCACCTCGGAGTCGTTCCGCGTCGCCGTGCGCATCGCGGCCCGCTGCCTGCTGCGGGGGGAGTACATGGACGAGCGCGCCGAGCGGCTCAGCGTCGCGCTCGCCACCGTCTTCCGCGGTATGTACCGGCGCATGGTGATCCCGGCGGGCCCGCTCTATCGGCTACCGCTTCCGGCCAACCGCAAATTCGACCGCGCATTGGCCGATTTGCATGTCCTGGTCGACGAGATCATCGCCGAACGCCGCGCATCTGGTCAAAAGCCGGACGATTTGCTGACGGCCTTGCTGGAAGCGAAGAACGAGAACGGTGAGCCGATAGGGGAACAGGAGATCCACGACCAAGTCGTGGCGATACTCACCCCCGGCAGCGAAACCGTCGCGTCCACGATCATGTGGCTGCTGCAAGTCCTCGTGGAACACCCGGAACACGCCGCCCGGGTGGCCGAGGAGGTCGAATCCGTCGCCGGGGACCGGCCCGTCGCATTCGACGACGTCCGGAAGCTGTCGCACACGAACAATGTCGTCGTAGAAGCGATGCGGCTGCGCCCCGCGGTATGGATTCTGACGCGGCGCGCGGTGACCGAAACGGAGCTCGGCGGCTATCGGATTCCGGCCGGTGCCGACATCGTCTACAGCCCGTACGCGATCCAGCGTGATCCGCGGTCGTACGACGGGCATCTGGATTTCGACCCCGACCGCTGGCTTCCGGAACGCGCGAAGGACGTGCCGAAGTACGCCATGAGCCCCTTCAGCGTGGGCAACCGGAAGTGCCCCAGCGACCACTTCTCGATGGCGCAGCTCAGCCTGATCACGGCGACGGTGGCGTCCCGTTGGCGCCTGGAGAAGGTGTCGGAGTCGGACGACGCGACCCGCGTCGGCATCACGCTGCGGCCGCACCGGCTGCTGCTGAGGGCCGTGCCGCGCTGA
- a CDS encoding GlxA family transcriptional regulator codes for MLKNVAAVLLDGVHPFELGVVCEVFGIDRSDDGLPVYDFAVASAEGPTLNTHAGFSLHTEHGLERLETADLIALPAGNAYASRSYPPELLAALRRAVDRGARVLSVCSGVFVLGAAGLLDGRRCAVHWHHADELARQYPRTTVEPDVLYVDADPVITSAGTAAGIDACLHIVRKEQGPEVANAIARRMVVPPHRDGGQAQYIERPLPRSTCDTVGEVLVWMERHLDEDVTVEQLAARAHMSPRTFARRFQQETGTTPYRWILRQRVLLAQELLEATDETMDAIAGRTGFGTAAALRHQFVRSLGTTPQAYRRTFRGPRAA; via the coding sequence ATGCTGAAGAACGTGGCCGCCGTGCTGCTCGACGGAGTGCATCCCTTCGAACTCGGCGTGGTCTGCGAGGTGTTCGGGATCGACCGCAGCGACGACGGGCTGCCCGTGTACGACTTCGCGGTCGCCTCCGCCGAGGGCCCGACGCTGAACACGCACGCGGGGTTCTCGCTCCACACGGAGCACGGTCTGGAGCGGCTGGAGACGGCCGACCTGATCGCCCTGCCGGCCGGGAACGCCTACGCCTCCCGCTCCTACCCGCCCGAACTGCTCGCCGCGCTGCGCCGCGCGGTCGACCGCGGCGCCCGGGTGCTCAGCGTCTGCTCCGGCGTCTTCGTACTCGGCGCGGCCGGACTGCTGGACGGGCGGCGCTGCGCCGTGCACTGGCACCACGCGGACGAACTCGCCCGGCAGTACCCCCGCACGACCGTCGAGCCGGACGTGCTGTACGTGGACGCGGACCCGGTGATCACCTCGGCCGGGACCGCCGCGGGCATCGACGCCTGCCTCCACATCGTGCGCAAGGAACAGGGCCCGGAGGTCGCCAACGCCATCGCCCGGCGCATGGTGGTGCCCCCGCACCGGGACGGCGGCCAGGCCCAGTACATCGAACGCCCGCTGCCCCGCTCCACCTGTGACACGGTCGGCGAGGTGCTGGTGTGGATGGAGCGCCACCTCGACGAGGACGTGACCGTCGAACAGCTCGCGGCCCGCGCCCATATGTCCCCGCGCACCTTCGCGCGCCGCTTCCAGCAGGAGACCGGCACCACGCCGTACCGCTGGATCCTGCGCCAGCGGGTGCTGCTGGCCCAGGAGTTGCTGGAAGCGACGGACGAGACGATGGACGCGATCGCGGGCCGCACCGGGTTCGGCACCGCGGCCGCGCTGCGCCACCAGTTCGTACGGAGCCTGGGGACGACCCCGCAGGCGTACCGGCGCACGTTCAGGGGCCCGCGGGCCGCCTGA
- a CDS encoding putative Ig domain-containing protein — translation MSETRSSRPARRLRRLLTAAAPALALTVAGLMAAPAAGAQTAPATGHTSRVTQNAKALTAPAAQAVHATGRAGQKVPTTRLCGAPTPGHAACFAQRRTDIKQKLAAAVSSDAAAAVSGLSPANLHSAYNLPSTGGSGLTVAVVDAYNDPNAESDLATYRSQFGLSACTKANGCFKQVSQTGSTTSLPTNDSGWAGEEALDIDMVSAVCPNCNIVLVEATSPTDANLGTAENEAVTLGAKFVSNSWGGAESSSQTGEDTSYFKHPGVAITVSSGDEAYGAEYPATSQYVTAVGGTALSTSSGTRGWTESVWKTSSTEGTGSGCSAYDPKPSWQTDTGCAKRMESDVSAVADPATGVAVYDTYGGSGWAVYGGTSASAPIIAGVYALAGTPGSGDYPAKYPYSHTSNLYDVTSGNNGSCSPSYFCTAGTGYDGPTGWGTPNGTAAFTSGTGTGNTVTVTNPGNRSTATGSSVSLQIAASDSAGAALTYSATGLPTGLSINASTGLISGTASTAGTYAVTVTAKDGTGASGSASFTWTVSTSGGGTCTSAQLLGNPGFESGSTSWTASSGVITTDTGEAAHGGSYKAWLDGYGSTHTDTVSQSVTIPAGCKASFTFYLHIDTAETTTTSAYDKLTVTAGSTTLATYSNLNKATGYAQKTFDLSSFAGSTVTLKFSGVEDSSLQTSFVLDDTAVTTS, via the coding sequence ATGAGTGAGACACGCTCCAGCAGGCCCGCCCGGCGGTTGCGAAGACTCCTGACCGCCGCCGCCCCCGCCCTCGCCCTCACCGTCGCCGGTCTCATGGCGGCCCCGGCCGCCGGCGCCCAGACCGCGCCCGCCACCGGACACACCTCTCGCGTGACCCAGAACGCGAAGGCCCTGACCGCCCCGGCCGCCCAGGCCGTCCACGCGACGGGCAGGGCCGGCCAGAAGGTGCCGACCACCCGTCTGTGCGGCGCCCCGACGCCCGGTCACGCGGCCTGCTTCGCCCAGCGCCGCACCGACATCAAGCAGAAGCTCGCCGCGGCGGTCTCCTCGGATGCCGCCGCCGCGGTGTCCGGCCTCAGCCCGGCCAACCTGCACAGCGCCTACAACCTGCCCTCGACCGGCGGTTCGGGCCTGACGGTCGCCGTGGTCGACGCCTACAACGACCCCAACGCCGAGTCGGACCTCGCCACCTACCGCTCGCAGTTCGGCCTGTCGGCCTGCACCAAGGCCAACGGCTGCTTCAAGCAGGTCAGCCAGACCGGCTCGACCACCTCGCTGCCGACGAACGACAGCGGCTGGGCGGGCGAGGAAGCGCTCGACATCGACATGGTCAGCGCGGTCTGCCCGAACTGCAACATCGTTCTCGTGGAAGCCACTTCACCCACCGACGCCAACCTCGGCACCGCCGAGAACGAGGCCGTCACGCTGGGCGCGAAGTTCGTCTCCAACAGCTGGGGCGGCGCCGAGTCGTCCTCCCAGACCGGCGAGGACACCTCGTACTTCAAGCACCCGGGCGTCGCCATCACCGTCTCCTCCGGTGACGAGGCCTACGGCGCCGAGTACCCGGCCACCTCCCAGTACGTGACCGCCGTCGGCGGCACCGCGCTGTCCACGTCCTCCGGTACCCGCGGCTGGACCGAGTCCGTGTGGAAGACCAGCAGCACCGAGGGCACCGGCTCCGGCTGCTCCGCCTACGACCCCAAGCCGTCCTGGCAGACCGACACCGGCTGCGCCAAGCGCATGGAGTCCGACGTCTCCGCGGTCGCCGACCCCGCCACCGGCGTGGCCGTCTACGACACCTACGGCGGCTCCGGCTGGGCGGTCTACGGCGGTACGAGCGCCTCGGCGCCGATCATCGCGGGCGTGTACGCGCTGGCCGGCACCCCGGGCAGCGGCGACTACCCGGCGAAGTACCCCTACTCCCACACCTCGAACCTGTACGACGTGACCAGCGGCAACAACGGCTCGTGCTCCCCGTCCTACTTCTGCACCGCGGGCACCGGCTACGACGGACCGACCGGCTGGGGCACCCCCAACGGCACGGCGGCCTTCACCTCGGGCACCGGTACGGGCAACACCGTGACCGTCACCAACCCGGGCAACCGGTCCACCGCGACGGGCAGTTCGGTGAGTCTGCAGATCGCGGCCAGTGACAGCGCGGGCGCGGCCCTCACGTACAGCGCGACCGGGCTGCCGACGGGACTGTCCATCAACGCCTCGACCGGACTGATCTCCGGCACGGCGAGCACCGCGGGCACCTACGCGGTCACCGTCACGGCGAAGGACGGCACGGGCGCCTCAGGTTCGGCCTCGTTCACCTGGACCGTGAGCACCTCCGGCGGCGGCACCTGCACCTCGGCGCAGCTGCTCGGCAACCCGGGCTTCGAGTCCGGCAGCACCTCGTGGACCGCGTCGAGCGGCGTCATCACGACCGACACCGGTGAGGCGGCGCACGGCGGCTCCTACAAGGCCTGGCTCGACGGCTACGGCTCCACCCACACCGACACCGTCTCCCAGTCGGTGACGATCCCCGCCGGCTGCAAGGCCAGCTTCACCTTCTACCTGCACATCGACACCGCGGAGACCACCACCACCAGCGCCTACGACAAGCTGACGGTCACCGCCGGATCGACCACCCTGGCCACCTACTCCAACCTCAACAAGGCCACCGGGTACGCCCAGAAGACCTTCGACCTGTCCTCGTTCGCCGGCTCCACCGTCACCCTGAAGTTCAGCGGCGTGGAGGACTCCTCGCTCCAGACCAGCTTCGTCCTCGACGACACCGCCGTCACGACCAGCTGA
- a CDS encoding ribonucleotide-diphosphate reductase subunit beta, whose product MSSTEKNLLDPGFELTLRPMRYPDFYERYRDAIKNTWTVEEVDLHSDVADLAKLSQGEQHMIGRLVAFFATGDSIVANNLVLTLYKHINSPEARLYLSRQLFEEAVHVQFYLTLLDTYLPDPQDRTAAFAAVENIPSIREKAEFCFKWMDSVEKLDRLETKADRRRFLLNLICFAACIEGLFFYGAFAYVYWFRSRGLLHGLATGTNWVFRDETMHMSFAFEVVDTVRKEEPELFDDQLQQQVTDMLREAVEAELQFGRDLCGEGLPGMNTESMRQYLECVADQRLQRLGFAPVYGSENPFSFMELQGVQELTNFFERRPSAYQVAVEGSVGFDEEF is encoded by the coding sequence ATGAGCTCCACCGAGAAGAACCTGCTCGACCCGGGCTTCGAACTCACCCTGCGTCCCATGCGCTACCCGGACTTCTACGAGCGCTACCGGGACGCCATCAAGAACACCTGGACCGTCGAGGAGGTCGACCTCCACTCGGACGTCGCCGACCTGGCGAAGCTGTCGCAGGGCGAGCAGCACATGATCGGCCGGCTGGTCGCGTTCTTCGCGACGGGCGACTCGATCGTGGCGAACAACCTCGTCCTGACGCTGTACAAGCACATCAACTCCCCCGAGGCGCGCCTGTATCTCTCGCGCCAGCTGTTCGAGGAGGCCGTGCACGTCCAGTTCTATCTGACCCTGCTGGACACCTATCTGCCCGACCCGCAGGACAGGACGGCGGCCTTCGCGGCCGTCGAGAACATCCCCTCCATCCGGGAGAAGGCCGAGTTCTGCTTCAAGTGGATGGACTCGGTGGAGAAGCTGGACCGCCTGGAGACCAAGGCCGACCGGCGCCGCTTCCTGCTGAACCTCATCTGCTTCGCCGCGTGCATCGAGGGTCTCTTCTTCTACGGAGCCTTCGCCTACGTCTACTGGTTCCGCAGCCGGGGTCTGCTGCACGGTCTGGCGACGGGCACCAACTGGGTGTTCCGCGACGAGACGATGCACATGTCCTTCGCCTTCGAGGTGGTCGACACCGTCCGCAAGGAGGAGCCCGAGCTCTTCGACGACCAGCTTCAGCAGCAGGTCACCGACATGCTGCGGGAAGCCGTGGAGGCCGAGCTGCAGTTCGGGCGCGACCTGTGCGGTGAAGGCCTGCCGGGCATGAACACCGAGTCGATGCGCCAGTACCTGGAGTGCGTCGCCGACCAGCGTCTCCAGCGTCTCGGCTTCGCCCCGGTCTACGGCTCCGAGAACCCCTTCTCGTTCATGGAGCTTCAGGGCGTCCAGGAACTGACCAACTTCTTCGAGCGCCGTCCCTCGGCGTACCAGGTCGCCGTGGAGGGCTCGGTCGGCTTCGACGAGGAGTTCTGA